Proteins from one Lacrimispora sphenoides genomic window:
- a CDS encoding DUF2264 domain-containing protein, which produces MKLETKQDFRQWMFQVLNPLKPLYSKGCARLSLGDSGVTYPKVSIEMEAFSRPLWALVPLWLGGGKGFEEIYQKGLASGTDPSHPEYWGGFKDYDQRFVEMAAIASGLIFTPEKLWEPLSGEEKQNLAKWLYGINEYIIPDCNWQFFMILVNVALQKLGCRYSKERLASGLEKIESYYIEDGWYRDGGSSQKDYYISFAIHYYGLLYAVAMEEEEPERCLLFKERAKRFARDFIYWFDENGSALPYGRSLSYRFGEAAFWSAYVFAGLDDIPAGVVKGILARHLNWWTEQKIFDRDGVLTIGYGYPNLVMAERYNAPGSPYWGMKTLLCLGLPDDHPFWSAKAEDLPKLEPVKMLKQADMVMHRHGKDVIAYPAGVCEKYGHGHVPEKYSKFAYSTRFGFSVAKSQIVLHENAPDSSLAFVIDGDDYVFVRKYSDSYEVLEDRVVSRWHPFQGITVTSTIIPKEYGHLRIHVIESQYDCTAYDCGFSVEKFTENYEQKAEGKGAFVSSGEQDCMVSGEGPEAAGLVIEADPNTNVLYPNASIPAVSYRIKKGETIRLETKVESIIR; this is translated from the coding sequence ATGAAACTTGAAACAAAACAGGATTTTAGGCAATGGATGTTCCAGGTGTTAAATCCTTTAAAGCCATTGTACAGCAAAGGGTGTGCCAGGCTTTCTCTTGGAGACAGCGGTGTCACATATCCTAAGGTGAGTATAGAGATGGAGGCATTTTCCCGGCCATTGTGGGCACTGGTTCCTTTGTGGCTTGGGGGAGGCAAGGGATTTGAGGAGATTTATCAGAAAGGCCTTGCAAGCGGCACCGATCCTTCTCATCCGGAATACTGGGGTGGTTTTAAGGATTATGACCAGCGGTTTGTGGAAATGGCGGCTATCGCCAGTGGCTTGATTTTCACTCCGGAAAAATTATGGGAGCCTTTAAGCGGGGAAGAAAAGCAGAATCTGGCAAAATGGCTTTACGGAATCAATGAATATATCATACCTGACTGCAACTGGCAGTTTTTCATGATTCTTGTGAACGTTGCTTTGCAAAAGCTGGGCTGCCGGTACAGTAAAGAACGGCTGGCTTCCGGTCTTGAAAAAATCGAAAGCTATTATATTGAAGATGGCTGGTACCGGGATGGAGGTTCCAGTCAGAAGGATTATTACATTTCCTTTGCCATTCATTATTACGGGCTTTTGTATGCGGTGGCAATGGAGGAGGAAGAGCCGGAACGGTGCCTCCTGTTTAAGGAACGGGCAAAGCGGTTTGCCAGAGATTTTATATACTGGTTTGACGAAAACGGATCCGCTCTCCCTTACGGAAGAAGCCTGTCCTACCGTTTTGGAGAAGCAGCCTTCTGGTCTGCCTATGTATTTGCAGGGCTTGATGATATTCCGGCAGGAGTTGTAAAGGGAATCCTGGCACGCCATTTGAACTGGTGGACGGAGCAGAAGATCTTTGACCGTGACGGCGTGCTGACCATTGGGTACGGATATCCCAACTTAGTCATGGCGGAACGCTACAATGCGCCAGGCTCCCCTTACTGGGGGATGAAGACCCTTTTGTGTCTGGGGCTTCCCGATGATCATCCCTTCTGGTCTGCAAAGGCGGAGGACTTACCAAAGCTGGAGCCGGTAAAAATGTTAAAGCAGGCGGATATGGTGATGCATCGCCATGGAAAGGATGTGATTGCCTACCCGGCAGGAGTTTGTGAGAAATACGGACACGGCCATGTACCGGAGAAGTACTCCAAATTTGCCTATTCCACCCGGTTTGGATTTTCCGTTGCAAAAAGCCAGATTGTGCTTCATGAAAATGCTCCGGATTCTTCCCTGGCCTTTGTCATTGACGGAGATGATTACGTATTCGTCCGGAAGTACAGCGACTCCTATGAGGTTTTGGAAGACCGGGTGGTCAGCAGATGGCATCCCTTCCAGGGGATTACGGTTACCTCTACCATTATTCCGAAAGAGTACGGCCATTTAAGGATTCATGTGATTGAGAGCCAGTACGACTGTACCGCCTATGACTGCGGCTTTTCTGTGGAAAAATTCACAGAAAATTATGAGCAGAAGGCAGAGGGGAAGGGAGCATTTGTATCCTCTGGAGAACAGGACTGTATGGTATCCGGCGAAGGCCCGGAGGCAGCAGGCCTGGTAATAGAGGCTGATCCCAATACCAATGTGCTTTATCCCAATGCTTCCATACCGGCGGTTTCCTATCGCATTAAAAAAGGGGAAACCATTCGGCTGGAAACAAAGGTGGAAAGCATAATCCGATAG
- a CDS encoding sensor histidine kinase, which translates to MWMNKKQKLKASYYNSFFALIVIPILFIILLSILIIRTMMVDSAVSNIRRAQDNIASTLGGEVKDVSLRLSHFVYVNDNEVIKNAAKTNTKDVAEKYLYTKILTESFHYAMVPVQDILSAVFYMKDGDHTYMKDDITLGMEELRASSWYQEALAAPNVVKVGFYDRSVTNSRKNAYTLTIAAGLSPGMDVDRDGVIEMTALFVTSRTGGLIKDYNKERLLGSTMIVDKSGKVIFDAEGTMALLPRKISLEQPKFRYQANGRRYMGVVTEEPVTGLKIISVVSYEALTRSFNRTAAVIVAVTLFLFALFYRFSSYFLKSIIDPIHHTVEGMKKVEEGNLLVHVEPKGQEELRLMIHSFNRMTRRLKQLIQENEEQQQKKHEAEIRALQSQINPHFLVNSLNSIRFIAQMSKYESIARMAEALIKILSCSFRSNTGFYSLKEELEVLDSFIYLMKIRYSDGFDIKYEIEESCLSCLVPRLILQPVVENSIVHGFSGLMDEMGIIWMTAREADGFLFLEIRDNGKGMSEEEMSRILNGEEEKAGKKDHVSIGITNVKTRLTLNYGESCEFVMESGKGRFTRTSIRIPIRRKEPEDQ; encoded by the coding sequence ATGTGGATGAATAAAAAGCAGAAATTAAAGGCTTCTTATTATAACAGCTTCTTCGCCCTCATTGTGATTCCTATTCTTTTTATAATCTTACTGTCCATCCTCATTATCCGTACCATGATGGTGGATTCCGCAGTTTCCAACATCCGGCGTGCCCAGGATAACATCGCCTCCACTCTGGGCGGCGAAGTAAAGGATGTATCTCTCCGTTTATCCCATTTCGTATATGTCAACGACAATGAAGTTATAAAAAATGCAGCAAAGACCAATACAAAAGATGTGGCTGAAAAATACCTATATACGAAGATCCTGACAGAATCCTTTCATTATGCCATGGTTCCGGTGCAGGACATCCTGTCTGCCGTATTTTATATGAAAGACGGGGACCATACGTATATGAAGGATGATATTACCTTAGGCATGGAGGAACTGAGGGCTTCCTCCTGGTATCAGGAGGCTTTGGCAGCACCTAACGTGGTTAAGGTGGGTTTTTATGACCGCAGTGTAACAAATTCCAGAAAAAATGCCTATACCCTGACCATTGCCGCAGGCCTGTCACCCGGAATGGATGTAGACCGGGACGGGGTCATAGAGATGACGGCGCTGTTTGTTACATCCAGGACCGGGGGGCTTATAAAAGATTATAATAAGGAACGGTTGCTGGGATCTACCATGATTGTGGACAAGTCAGGAAAGGTTATTTTCGACGCAGAAGGTACGATGGCTCTTTTGCCCCGGAAAATTTCCCTGGAGCAGCCCAAATTCCGGTATCAGGCAAATGGCAGACGGTATATGGGAGTGGTGACCGAAGAACCGGTGACCGGCTTAAAGATCATCAGCGTAGTGTCATATGAAGCCCTTACAAGAAGCTTTAACAGGACTGCAGCCGTCATTGTAGCGGTTACACTTTTCCTGTTTGCACTGTTTTACCGTTTTTCCAGCTACTTCTTAAAAAGCATCATTGACCCCATCCATCATACGGTTGAGGGCATGAAAAAGGTGGAGGAGGGAAATCTTCTGGTTCATGTAGAACCAAAAGGGCAGGAAGAGCTGCGCCTGATGATCCACTCCTTTAACCGTATGACAAGACGGTTAAAACAGCTGATACAAGAAAATGAGGAACAGCAGCAGAAAAAGCATGAGGCAGAAATCAGGGCGCTGCAGTCTCAGATCAATCCCCACTTTCTGGTGAATTCCTTAAATTCTATCCGGTTTATCGCGCAGATGTCAAAGTATGAGTCCATTGCCCGCATGGCGGAGGCGCTCATAAAAATATTATCCTGCTCCTTCCGCAGCAATACGGGATTTTATTCATTAAAAGAGGAGCTGGAGGTTTTAGACAGTTTTATCTATCTGATGAAAATCCGTTATTCCGACGGGTTTGATATAAAATATGAAATAGAGGAATCCTGCCTTTCCTGCCTGGTTCCGCGGCTTATTTTACAGCCTGTGGTGGAAAATTCCATAGTCCATGGTTTTAGCGGCCTTATGGATGAAATGGGAATCATCTGGATGACGGCTCGTGAAGCAGATGGATTTCTGTTCCTAGAGATCCGGGATAACGGAAAGGGAATGTCTGAAGAAGAGATGAGCCGGATCCTGAATGGGGAAGAGGAAAAGGCAGGGAAAAAGGATCATGTAAGCATCGGAATTACTAATGTAAAAACCAGGCTTACACTTAATTATGGCGAAAGCTGTGAATTTGTGATGGAAAGCGGAAAGGGCCGGTTCACAAGAACCTCCATCCGCATTCCCATAAGAAGAAAGGAACCGGAAGACCAATGA